In Helicobacter mastomyrinus, a single genomic region encodes these proteins:
- a CDS encoding ATP-binding protein, whose translation MQELSKTYLDDVAGILPRRYGLKVGKSFLYGAPSVGKSAIALLHSKAYKKCLYINCVDCRTDIESANKLILKSYLERTIELLIVDNYTPHISLPNLPHIILIASSPAHCPEGFVPKHIRALSFEEYVSFDNKNFSIQHLFNSFLKDGNLVQILSLSPSHKIPRKQEILKLALQNDFHLFSALLHFQAQKLSIHHIYIILKKTHKISKDRIYPLLHSLEERGMIYLVPHSKQKHKKLYFYDFTLPLCVSNHKHLQAILENMLLLEILNFCERYGVSEAVSYGDMGEFICDLGVFIFLPFATRESIESKLAHFRTSYPRIYVITFDFEGRGRVSLRGLESMQWEAMSFINFALEFSV comes from the coding sequence ATGCAAGAATTATCTAAAACTTACCTTGATGATGTGGCGGGGATTTTACCTCGCCGATATGGGCTCAAGGTGGGTAAAAGCTTTCTCTATGGCGCACCAAGTGTAGGGAAGAGTGCTATCGCGCTTTTACATAGTAAGGCATACAAAAAATGCCTTTATATTAATTGTGTGGATTGTCGCACTGATATAGAATCTGCCAATAAGCTCATTCTTAAATCCTATCTTGAGCGCACTATTGAGCTTTTAATCGTGGATAATTATACACCGCATATTTCTCTGCCCAATCTCCCACATATCATTCTTATTGCCTCTTCTCCTGCACATTGCCCGGAGGGTTTTGTGCCTAAACACATACGTGCTTTAAGCTTTGAGGAATATGTGAGTTTTGATAATAAAAATTTCTCTATTCAACATCTTTTTAATAGCTTTCTTAAAGATGGGAATCTTGTGCAAATCTTATCGCTTTCTCCTAGTCATAAAATCCCACGCAAACAGGAGATTCTTAAACTTGCCTTGCAAAATGATTTTCACCTTTTTAGTGCATTACTGCATTTTCAAGCCCAAAAGCTAAGTATTCACCATATCTACATCATATTGAAAAAAACGCATAAAATTTCAAAAGATAGAATCTACCCGCTTTTGCACTCACTTGAAGAGCGAGGTATGATTTATCTCGTGCCACATAGTAAACAAAAGCATAAAAAGCTCTATTTCTATGATTTTACTTTGCCCTTATGCGTGAGTAACCATAAGCATCTTCAAGCCATACTAGAAAATATGCTACTTTTAGAGATTTTGAACTTTTGTGAGCGATATGGCGTGAGTGAGGCGGTGAGCTATGGCGATATGGGGGAGTTTATATGCGATCTTGGGGTGTTTATATTCCTCCCATTTGCCACACGTGAGAGTATAGAATCTAAACTCGCACATTTTCGCACGAGCTACCCACGCATTTATGTGATTACCTTTGATTTTGAGGGTAGGGGTAGAGTGTCGCTTCGGGGGTTAGAATCTATGCAGTGGGAGGCGATGAGCTTTATTAACTTCGCCCTTGAATTTAGTGTGTGA
- a CDS encoding LTA synthase family protein, translating to MVAAIVNFYYFRTYGNKIDVFIFVLKDDDTLAILSIMWQDYPLVIGIICALIFGIFCSYLYKIPYKIYLKNILRITPHRFYIIRQMSGQLLLIILLVIAARGSLGTFPLKEDNYSISPLPIFNHLAANPLMAFAWAMSNYEQDSTFTPPSLTQGESLQQKLFPLLRVSADSAIVRDNPPHMVPNLMESFGTNLLIYDDKENNDLLGALRQHFEEDFVFYRFLSGANGTAGSFAALFFDSPTAQIALGKYKTTALALNPFKLYANAGYEVIYITSGYASWQGFGAFISLQGAHHIYDATYLMKHFPQSKADKSAYGVSDEYIYKLALEILNNATKPTFIAMLTTSNHPPFHLPRTYVPKPITLPDTLLSLRTYESQERMKTAALLYQYANDTFGYFMNMLKASPLAQNTIVAASGDHRLRDFNSNTSTDKALYYAVPLYMYVPPRYLPNTLRLFTCRLT from the coding sequence ATGGTTGCTGCGATTGTGAATTTCTACTATTTTCGCACTTATGGGAACAAAATCGATGTTTTTATTTTTGTGTTAAAAGATGATGATACCCTTGCTATCCTCTCTATTATGTGGCAGGATTACCCGCTTGTGATAGGCATTATATGCGCTTTGATTTTTGGAATCTTCTGCTCCTATCTCTATAAGATTCCATACAAAATATATCTCAAGAATATACTTAGAATTACCCCTCATCGTTTTTATATTATACGTCAAATGAGCGGACAGCTTTTATTGATTATCTTGCTTGTTATTGCAGCTCGTGGTTCACTAGGGACGTTTCCTCTTAAAGAAGATAATTACTCTATCTCTCCCTTACCTATTTTCAATCACTTAGCGGCAAATCCACTTATGGCGTTTGCTTGGGCTATGAGCAACTACGAACAAGATTCAACCTTCACACCACCCTCACTTACCCAAGGAGAATCCTTACAACAAAAACTTTTTCCATTACTGCGTGTAAGCGCAGATTCTGCTATTGTGCGCGATAATCCTCCCCATATGGTGCCTAATCTTATGGAGAGTTTTGGCACAAACTTACTTATCTATGATGATAAGGAAAATAATGATTTGCTAGGAGCCTTAAGGCAGCATTTTGAAGAGGATTTTGTCTTTTATCGCTTTTTAAGTGGGGCTAATGGCACGGCTGGCTCATTTGCCGCTCTCTTTTTTGATAGCCCCACAGCACAAATTGCATTAGGCAAATACAAAACTACAGCCCTTGCGCTTAATCCCTTTAAGCTCTATGCTAATGCAGGATACGAAGTTATATATATCACATCAGGTTATGCCTCGTGGCAGGGTTTTGGGGCGTTTATCTCACTGCAAGGAGCGCATCATATCTATGATGCGACCTATCTTATGAAGCATTTTCCACAAAGTAAGGCAGATAAAAGCGCATATGGTGTGAGCGATGAGTATATCTATAAACTTGCCTTAGAGATTCTAAATAATGCTACAAAACCTACTTTTATTGCTATGCTTACTACGAGCAATCACCCACCTTTCCACCTCCCACGCACTTATGTGCCAAAGCCTATAACACTTCCGGATACGCTTCTCTCCCTCCGTACTTATGAATCCCAAGAGAGAATGAAAACTGCCGCCTTACTCTATCAATATGCTAATGACACTTTTGGGTATTTTATGAATATGCTAAAAGCCTCTCCTCTTGCTCAAAATACCATTGTAGCAGCAAGTGGCGACCATCGCCTAAGAGACTTTAATAGCAATACAAGCACGGATAAAGCCCTCTACTATGCTGTCCCTCTCTATATGTATGTGCCACCACGTTACCTCCCAAATACATTACGACTCTTCACGTGTAGGCTCACATAA
- the metK gene encoding methionine adenosyltransferase — MKNSFLFTSESVTEGHPDKMADQISDAVLDYIIERDKKARVACETLVSNGFCVIAGELKTHIYAPMQDIARKVVQEIGYTDALYGFDYRSAAVLNGIGEQSPDINQGVDREDGEIGAGDQGLMFGYACKETPSLMPLPIWLSHRLTEGLAAKRKDGTLPFLRPDGKSQVTVRYENGAPVAIDTIVISTQHSPETQQTYLKDAVIEEIVQKVLPKQYLNDNIRYFVNPTGKFVIGGPQGDAGLTGRKIIVDTYGGSCPHGGGAFSGKDPSKVDRSAAYAARYVAKNLVASGVCDKATVQVAYAIGVVEPVSILVETHGTGKVEDSKLTECVKHIFRLTPKGIIESLDLLRPIYRQTAAYGHFGRELPDFSWEKTDKVAAIRDFCGVK; from the coding sequence ATGAAAAATTCGTTTCTTTTCACTTCGGAATCTGTTACAGAAGGACACCCTGATAAAATGGCTGACCAAATTAGTGATGCGGTGCTTGATTACATTATCGAGCGCGATAAAAAGGCGCGTGTAGCGTGTGAAACGCTTGTAAGCAATGGCTTTTGCGTGATTGCAGGGGAGTTAAAGACACATATCTACGCACCTATGCAAGATATCGCGCGTAAAGTTGTGCAAGAAATCGGCTACACAGACGCACTCTATGGCTTTGATTATCGTTCCGCTGCTGTGCTAAATGGTATTGGAGAGCAAAGCCCCGATATTAATCAGGGCGTAGATAGAGAGGATGGTGAGATAGGAGCGGGCGACCAAGGGCTGATGTTTGGCTATGCGTGTAAGGAAACACCCTCTCTTATGCCTCTGCCTATTTGGCTCTCTCATCGTCTCACAGAGGGTTTGGCCGCGAAAAGAAAGGATGGTACATTGCCATTTTTGCGCCCTGATGGGAAGTCGCAAGTTACTGTGCGCTATGAAAATGGTGCGCCTGTGGCGATTGATACGATTGTGATTTCTACTCAGCATAGCCCAGAGACACAGCAAACGTATTTAAAAGACGCTGTGATTGAAGAAATCGTGCAAAAAGTGTTGCCTAAACAATATTTAAATGATAATATCCGCTATTTTGTCAATCCCACAGGGAAGTTTGTTATAGGCGGACCTCAAGGCGATGCAGGGCTTACAGGACGCAAAATCATCGTAGATACGTATGGGGGTAGTTGTCCTCACGGCGGCGGGGCATTTAGCGGGAAAGACCCAAGCAAAGTCGATAGAAGCGCAGCGTATGCAGCACGTTATGTAGCAAAGAATCTTGTGGCAAGTGGTGTATGTGATAAAGCCACCGTGCAAGTAGCCTATGCTATCGGCGTGGTAGAGCCTGTTTCAATCTTGGTAGAAACGCACGGGACAGGTAAAGTCGAAGATTCTAAACTCACAGAATGCGTGAAGCATATATTCCGCTTGACACCTAAGGGTATTATAGAATCTTTAGATTTATTGCGCCCTATTTATCGTCAAACGGCGGCTTATGGGCATTTTGGACGTGAATTGCCTGATTTTAGTTGGGAAAAAACCGATAAGGTAGCAGCGATTAGAGATTTTTGCGGTGTGAAGTAG
- the napA gene encoding nitrate reductase catalytic subunit NapA: MTSKMQENKSTLSRRDFLKSAAAASAAASVGLSIPSAMSAEAQDAQKLWKWDKSVCRFCGTGCGIMVATQKDSNGHAKIVAVKGDPEAPVNRGLNCIKGYFCAKIMYGADRLTKPLLRVNDKGEFDKKGKFVPVSWKRAFDEMEKHFKKAYNELGPTGIAVFGSGQYTVQEGYAAVKLIKGGFRSNNIDPNARHCMASAVVAFIETFGIDEPAGCYDDIELTDTFVTWGANMAEMHPVLWSRVTDRKLSNSNVKIINLSTYANRTSDLADIEIIFKPNTDLAIWNFIAREIIKRNAVDEAFVRENCVFTTGFVNIGYGMRNNPNHPKFLPEERDTVAKEVSKVVSDDEGVTLQYLGIRAGDEMKMDKAAVAGNHWSIGFEDFKKGLEPYNLDFVAKLAKGNVDESLESFKQKLQALADYYIEKNRKIVSFWTMGMNQHQRGTWVNEQSYMVHMLLGKQSKPGSGAFSLTGQPSACGTAREVGTFTHRLPADMVVGNPKHRETTEKIWNLPAGTLNGNLGSPYLKIMRDLEDGNIKWAWVQVNNPWQNTANANHWIAAAREQDNFIVVSECYPGVSAKVADLILPTAMIYEKWGAYGNAERRTQHWKQQVVAPGEAMPDIWQMAEFAKRFTLAEVWNKEYDKLNLKPVLEAAKAMGYKESDTLYDVLYANERAKAFSVEDSMLKNELNTEVLGDYRNVKGGNDEVFEGYGFFIQKYLWEEYRQFGLGHAHDLADFDTYHRVRGLRWPVVNGKETQWRFNAKYDFYAQKLGNGKAFAFYGNKGKSISGGDLKAPNEDKVSIDNKAKIFLRPYMDPCEMPDEKYPMWLCTGRVLEHWHSGTMTMRVPELYRAVPEALCYMHPEDAQAQNLEQNQIVWVESRRGKVKAKLDLRGRNRPPKGLIYVPWFDENVFINKVCLDATCPLSKQTDFKKCAVKVYKA; this comes from the coding sequence ATGACAAGCAAAATGCAAGAAAATAAATCCACACTTTCGCGTAGAGACTTTTTGAAGAGTGCAGCAGCAGCTTCAGCAGCGGCAAGTGTAGGCTTAAGCATTCCAAGTGCGATGAGTGCGGAGGCACAAGATGCACAAAAGCTTTGGAAATGGGACAAATCTGTATGTAGATTCTGCGGGACGGGCTGCGGTATTATGGTAGCTACGCAAAAGGATAGCAATGGGCACGCTAAAATCGTGGCTGTTAAGGGCGACCCTGAAGCACCTGTGAATCGAGGATTGAATTGCATTAAAGGATATTTTTGTGCAAAAATTATGTATGGAGCAGACAGACTAACCAAGCCTCTTTTGCGTGTCAATGATAAAGGTGAGTTTGACAAAAAAGGCAAATTCGTGCCTGTTAGCTGGAAAAGAGCCTTTGATGAAATGGAAAAACATTTTAAGAAAGCTTATAATGAACTAGGACCAACAGGCATAGCTGTGTTTGGCTCGGGGCAATACACTGTGCAAGAAGGCTATGCGGCAGTAAAGCTTATCAAGGGTGGCTTTAGAAGTAATAATATTGACCCTAATGCGCGGCATTGTATGGCAAGTGCGGTGGTTGCGTTTATAGAAACTTTTGGTATTGATGAGCCAGCGGGCTGCTATGATGATATTGAACTTACCGATACTTTTGTGACCTGGGGTGCGAATATGGCTGAAATGCACCCCGTGCTATGGAGTCGCGTAACTGATAGAAAGCTAAGCAATAGTAATGTAAAAATTATCAATCTCTCTACTTATGCAAACCGCACTTCAGATTTAGCAGATATTGAAATCATCTTTAAGCCTAACACGGATTTGGCTATTTGGAACTTCATTGCAAGAGAAATCATTAAGCGCAATGCCGTTGATGAGGCTTTTGTGCGAGAAAATTGCGTATTTACTACGGGCTTTGTGAATATTGGCTATGGTATGAGGAATAATCCCAATCACCCTAAATTCTTACCAGAGGAACGCGATACTGTGGCAAAAGAAGTATCAAAGGTGGTGAGTGATGATGAGGGCGTTACCCTGCAATACTTAGGTATCAGGGCAGGTGATGAGATGAAAATGGATAAAGCCGCTGTTGCGGGGAATCATTGGAGTATTGGCTTTGAGGATTTCAAAAAGGGCTTAGAGCCTTATAATCTTGATTTTGTTGCAAAACTTGCTAAGGGCAATGTCGATGAAAGCTTAGAATCTTTCAAGCAAAAGCTTCAAGCCTTAGCCGATTATTATATTGAAAAAAATCGTAAGATAGTGAGCTTTTGGACGATGGGGATGAATCAACATCAAAGGGGCACTTGGGTGAATGAGCAAAGCTATATGGTGCATATGCTACTTGGTAAGCAAAGTAAGCCCGGTAGCGGTGCATTCTCGCTCACAGGACAGCCTAGTGCGTGCGGAACAGCGCGTGAGGTAGGGACATTCACACATAGGCTTCCTGCGGATATGGTTGTGGGTAATCCTAAACATCGTGAAACAACAGAAAAAATATGGAATCTCCCCGCTGGAACACTCAATGGCAATCTTGGCTCACCTTATTTGAAAATTATGCGTGATTTAGAAGATGGTAATATCAAATGGGCGTGGGTGCAAGTAAATAATCCGTGGCAAAATACGGCTAATGCGAACCATTGGATTGCCGCAGCAAGAGAGCAAGATAATTTCATCGTAGTGAGTGAATGTTATCCGGGCGTGAGTGCTAAAGTTGCAGATCTTATTTTACCTACAGCGATGATTTATGAAAAATGGGGCGCGTATGGTAATGCAGAGAGACGCACACAGCATTGGAAACAGCAAGTTGTAGCACCCGGCGAGGCTATGCCTGATATTTGGCAAATGGCAGAATTTGCCAAACGTTTCACTCTAGCTGAAGTGTGGAATAAAGAATATGACAAGCTCAATCTTAAGCCCGTTTTGGAGGCGGCTAAGGCGATGGGCTACAAAGAGAGTGATACGCTCTATGATGTGCTTTATGCTAATGAACGTGCAAAAGCCTTTAGCGTAGAGGATTCAATGCTTAAAAATGAGCTAAATACAGAAGTTCTTGGTGATTATCGTAATGTCAAGGGTGGCAATGATGAGGTGTTTGAGGGCTATGGATTCTTTATCCAAAAATATCTTTGGGAGGAGTATCGTCAATTTGGCTTAGGACACGCACACGATTTGGCTGACTTTGATACCTATCATCGTGTGAGAGGTTTGCGTTGGCCTGTGGTCAATGGCAAAGAGACGCAATGGCGTTTTAATGCTAAATATGACTTCTATGCACAAAAACTTGGTAATGGCAAAGCTTTTGCATTCTATGGGAATAAGGGCAAGAGTATCTCCGGCGGTGATTTAAAAGCACCTAATGAGGATAAGGTGAGTATTGACAATAAGGCAAAAATTTTCCTCCGTCCTTATATGGATCCTTGCGAAATGCCTGATGAGAAGTATCCTATGTGGCTTTGCACCGGACGTGTGTTAGAGCATTGGCATTCTGGCACGATGACTATGCGTGTGCCTGAACTCTATCGTGCTGTGCCTGAAGCACTTTGCTATATGCACCCCGAAGATGCTCAAGCACAGAATCTAGAGCAAAATCAAATCGTATGGGTAGAATCAAGACGGGGTAAAGTAAAAGCAAAGCTTGATTTAAGAGGTAGAAATCGCCCACCAAAAGGACTTATCTATGTGCCTTGGTTTGATGAAAATGTGTTTATTAATAAAGTCTGTCTTGATGCGACTTGTCCGCTTTCAAAGCAAACAGACTTTAAAAAATGTGCCGTGAAAGTCTATAAAGCATAA